A window of the Lolium perenne isolate Kyuss_39 chromosome 7, Kyuss_2.0, whole genome shotgun sequence genome harbors these coding sequences:
- the LOC127315426 gene encoding L10-interacting MYB domain-containing protein-like yields MAAIAWTDENTSIVTELFSEEVGRGNPSSTHLNNVGYDEVARRFKDKTGISLKKSQLKNKCDKLKNEYSIWKRLLKQTGAGWDHTRETFEQDKEWWKKAKIDIPGCGRFQKQGIRNEEHLKVMFEDINNDGSDHWCPTSGDLPQPAAEEDLVNLEGDDTIDIDEIDESPASSKGKRAAKVVGDKSKKLKTSQVMQEEIKKLGVLAERTQLSLESYTKKDDTCTINSVMDLVVECSAAIGSDEHFIATELFVKKEQREMFLHMPVIEDRLNWLKRKYMAKYGRSDPI; encoded by the exons ATGGCTGCCATTGCATGGACTGATGAAAATACTAGTATAGTTACCGAATTATTTTCTGAGGAAGTTGGTCGTGGGAATCCATCAAGTACCCACTTGAATAATGTTGGATATGACGAGGTAGCAAGGAGGTTTAAAGATAAGACGGGCATATCATTAAAGAAGTCGCAACTGAAGAACAAATGTGACAAATTGAAAAATGAGTATAGCATATGGAAAAGGTTGCTCAAACAAACAGGTGCCGGCTGGGATCATACGAGGGAAACATTTGAACAAGACAAAGAGTGGTGGAAGAAAGCCAAAATT GACATTCCAGGTTGTGGCAGGTTTCAAAAGCAAGGTATTCGGAACGAGGAACATCTGAAGGTTATGTTTGAAGATATCAATAATGATGGAAGTGACCATTGGTGTCCAACATCCGGAGATTTGCCACAACCAGCCGCCGAAGAAGATCTTGTTAATCTTGAAGGAGATGATACTATTGATATTGACGAGATAGATGAATCCCCTGCCAGTTCCAAAGGGAAGAGAGCTGCAAAGGTCGTGGGTGACAAGTCGAAAAAGTTGAAGACATCCCAAGTGATGCAAGAGGAGATTAAAAAACTTGGTGTTTTGGCTGAGAGGACTCAGTTATCATTAGAGTCTTACACGAAGAAAGATGACACTTGCACTATCAATTCCGTGATGGACTTGGTAGTTGAATGTAGTGCAGCTATTGGTAGTGATGAGCATTTCATTGCCACTGAGTTGTTTGTTAAAAAGGAGCAACGGGAGATGTTCCTCCATATGCCAGTGATAGAAGATCGGCTTAATTGGCTTAAGCGAAAGTATATGGCCAAATATGGTCGTTCCGATCCCATTTGA